The genomic stretch tgtgcacttgagaagcaagtgtaatctgctcttttggaTGGAATTTTCTATAAGTAgcaattaaacctatctggtctactgtgtcatttaaagcctgttttctttattaacttccttttggatgatctgtccattggtgtaagtgaggtgttaaatgtcccccactattattgtgttactgtcaatttcctcttttatagctgttagcagtttccttatgtattgaggtgttcctatgttgggtgcatatatatttataatttttatattttcttcttggattgatcccttgatcattatgtagtgtccttccttgtgtcttttaacagtctttattttaaactcattttatctgatataagtattgctattccagctttcttttgatttccatggaatatcttttcacatcctctcattttcagtctctatgtgtccctaggtctgaactgggtctcttttagacaacatatatatgggtcttgtttttgtatccattcagcgagcctgtgtcttttggttggagcatttattccatttgtgtttaaggtaattatccatatgtatgttcctattaccatttttgtaattgttatgggtgggttttttttgtaggtTCTGttcatctcttgtgtttccaacttagataagttcctttagcatttcttttagagctggtttgttggtgctgaattctcttagcttttgcttgtctgtaaagcttttgatttctccatcaaatctgaatgagatccgtgttgtgtagaataatcttggttgtaggttcttcccttttatcactttaaatatgtcatgtcactcccttctggcttgtagagtttctgctgagaaatcagctgttacccttatgggagttcctttgtatgatttttgtagtttttcccttgttgctatcagtaatttgtctttgtctttcatttttgtcaatttgattactatgtgtctcggcatctttctccttgagtttatcctgcctgggacactctgtgcttcctggatatgattaactatttcctttcccatgttagggaatctttcactataatctcttcaaatattttctcgggtcctttctctctctcttctccttctgggacccctataatgcgaatgttgttgcttttaatgttgtcccagaagtctgtgAAGGCTGAGTGAAATCTTTAATGAATGAAGactttaatgttttcccagaagtctgaaggctgttttcatttcttttcattctttattctattctgtggcagtgaattccaccatctgtcttccaggtcatttatccgttcttctgcctcagttattctgctattgattccttctagtttatttttcacttcagttattgtattattgatccctgttcatttgttctttaattcttctaggtgtttgttctttaattcttctaggtatttgttctttaattcttctaggtctttgttaaaactttttgcatcttcttgatctttgcctccattcttgttctgaggtcctggatcatcttcactatcattattctgaattctttttctggaaggttgcctatctccacttcatttagttgttttcctggggttttatcttgttccttcatctggtacatagctctctgccttttcatcttgtctatctttctgtgaatgtggtttttgttgcacaggctgcaggattctagttcttcttgcttctgctgtctgctctctggtgtatgaggttatctaagaggcttgtgcaaggttcctgatgggagggactggtggtggatagagctgggtgttgctctggtgggcagagctcagtaaaactttaatccgcttgtctgctaatgggtggggctgggttctctccctgttggttgtttagcctgagTCAACCCAACACGGGAACCTACCCGGACTCCTCGGTGGGGCTAATGGccaactctgggagggctcacgccaaggagtacttcccagatcttctgctgccagtgttcttgtcctcacgttgagccacagctaccctcagccactgcaggagaccctccaacactagcaggtaggtctggttcttTCTCTAgggggtcactgttccttcccctggtCCCGATgaacacactactttgtgtgtgccctccaatagtggagtccctgtttcccccagtcctgtcaaagtcatgcaatcaaatcccactagctttcaaagtctgattctctaggaattcctcctcccgttgccggacccccaggttggaaagcctgatgtggggctcagaactttcattccagtgggtggacttctgtgctaTATGTGTtctttgtgagtcacccacccagtagtTATGGGagttgattttattgtgattgcgcccctcgtCCCATCTCATTGTGactcctcctttgtctttggatgtgggatatcttttttggtgagttccagtgtcttcctgttgatgactgttcagcagttagttgtgattccggtgtcctcataagagggagtaagcgcacgtccttctactccgccatcttgttatttctatgattccatttatatgaaatatccagaatagtcaaatccatagagacagaaaatagattagcgGTTTCCAGTGGCTGTGGGATGGAGGattgggagtgactgctaattggtacatgttttctttttgaagtgataaagatattctggaattagatagtggtaatgGATGCACAATTttgtgtatactttaaaatgctgAATTGTATACTATAAAAAGGTGAATTTATAGTATATGgattaattttcaattttaaaaactggaaataaccaaaGTATCCACAAACATCCATGAAtagataattatttaaataaaaaattatggtaAGTCCATACAATGGGTTTGTGTGCAGCCATTAAAAGaacctttaaaaatgagaataaagaacATGTTACATGGAAAAATCACCAAGCTACATggttaactttaaaaaaacaccctaccgggcttccctggtggcgcagtggttgagagtctgcctgcgaatgcaggggacacgggttcgagccctggtctgggaagatcccgcatgccgcggagcaactgggcccatgagccacaattactgagcctgcgcgtctggagcctgtgctccacagagaacaagagaggcaacgatagtgagaggcccatgcacggcaatgaagagtggaccccgcttgccacaactagagaaagccctcacacagaaacgaagacccaacacagccataaataaattaattaatttaaaaaaaaaattaaaaaaaaaaaagcttaacttCATACACATATGAAgttaacacatacacatatgatctctttttaaaaaaaaaaaaaacaccctaccAAAATGGTGAATGTATGATCACCTTTGTGAAATGAAAAGCAACACATATTCAGGTAGATGCAACTCTCACACAcatatctgtgtgtatgtgtgtgtttgtgtaaacatatacaaatttatattctGCTCTTCTCCACGCTATTAATTATTGAATCATGACTACAATGGCCAACTTtggatatttttacttttcattggaTCTTTCTGCAGTATCAATTTTTTCTAATCTTACACCATTTTAtctcttttacttatttaatctttTGAATGTTTATAGAGGCTATCTAGATAGAGAGATAATAGATCttcttactttcttctttgtgtttcatagaattctaaaaaattctaagtgaaatattacatttaaaacctgaagtaagggcttccctggtggtgcagtggttaagagtccgcctgccgatgcaggggatgcaggttcgtgccccggtccgggaggatcccgcattccgcagagcagctgggcccgtgagccgtggtctctgagcctgcgcgtccggagtctgttcCACAGGGGGAGGGACCGCagcaagtgagaggcccgcgtgccggaaaaaaaaaattaaaaacctgaagtaaaacacacacacaaaaatacatgtAGTCTTCCTCCaaatcattcttatttttcattttatgagaATGTTACAGGGACCCCATGGTTCTTACCCTTagatttttaccttaaaaaaattaacagagaaGTCCTTTATATTtgttcaaagaagagaaaaattcttGGCCTTAAGATGAAAGCTAATTTCCAGAAAAAACACAATGAATCAACGAACTCCTCAATTAAAAAACCCTAAATGAAAACAGATTACTATCGCCCAGAGGGTTCAGTTTTGTTCTCTGTTGTCATCCTTTGAGCACTTGAAATTATGAAAGGAATTCAGATCTATAGTCCTTCACCTTGGCAATGCCCTCTTCTTGTTCCATGTTTCACATGCAGCTAGTTcatcaatattgaaaaaaaaaaggctgaacttggagaaaatgatgggaaaaaatcattttgaaacatAGAAGTAAAAGGCTTTAGTTTTCCATTCTAgtataacaaaaaaaacacaaaaatccagTTGTGAGTATAATGGCGGTtgacagggctggggagaggggaaattgtgaagttgtttaatgggtataaaaAATTCTGGACtttggttgtacaactctgtgaatatacttagcatgactgaactgtacacttaaaaaggtTAATATGGTCAATTTTACGTTATATGCATTTTAAtgcagtttaaaataaaaataaataaatccatttaaagtataaatGGTTCGGGTTGATGTCAGCAGCTCTAAGTTGGGAACGTTTTCAACTCAAGTCAAATGTTTCCCATAAATCAAACCCACCTGGATTTGATACAATTTTTAATTCCGGTCATTTTACTAAAATAGGCACATATTTCTCTTAATTTACTAAAACTATAGCTATAAAACAACTTAATTTCCAATTTTACTCTTAAAGTCTTTTGTCTTGCAAGATTTAGAGACCCCTGTAAAAAGATTGTGAAAATATTACTACATTTACTTTGGGAAATAATAAATAgtctgatacacacacacacacacacacacacacacacacacacaaaactccaAGGTTTGACTTGTACAACTGGGTAGAAGTGTGACATTCACTGAAATGAAGAGTAGGAAAGGAGCAAGTTTGGAGGATTAGGGCTAAATCAACTGTTCTCAAAAGGTATGATTtcccccccaggggacatttgggagtacctggagacatttctggttaCCACACCTGGAGGCAGTTGCGGGATGTGGGGGGCATGCTATTGCCCTGGGTTGGGATactgttaaacatcctacagtgcacaggacaggctCCCACCAGAAAGAGTGATAtgtccccaaatgtcaatagtgccaagagtGAGAAACCTTGGGTTGGCACCCTCTCTTCTGAATCTGGCCACTCTTTCTCAGCCTTTGCAGCAGGCTTCTCCTCTTCTGAATTTAATTGCTCAATAGTCTGCCTTTAGCAGCCCACTTCTCTTTTCCTCTACATTTTCTCTTGGGAACATCACTCATGACTTCAACTACCAATTCTATGTTGCTAACTCCCACATCTTTATGCCTAGTCCCAACTGTTCTTCTAGCTCTAgagcattttttctttgtatttcccttCACATCTTTTCATTAACTTACTGCTACGTTTCTTGTCTTTATAAGTAGCATCTGCTAGAAAACCACAGGGTCATTTATTtcccaaacatttactgagtatctagTTTGTGTAAAGGGCAGCACTAGTATTTGGAAGAAGGTAGTGATGGTGGAGATGAGAGGTAATCATAGTAAGTGTCTTAAATGCATTATCCCTGATTATGGCAATAGTTTTACAAGGAAGAAATTATTATCTCCTGGAAACGAAAGCCTCAAGTGCTTAATCAACGACTTAACTATCACAGAGCTTGTAAATAGCAGagtattttaaaagtcagttctATTTTGACATTAAGGATTGAACTCTCTACATTAAAAAACACTGGGGACAGTGCTGGAAAAGTGTGTCCATAGCCAAAGGGAGATGGATGTGAATGAGGAAGGTCTAAGAAGTTCCAATAGCCTTTTATTCTAAGCCACAGTGCACCCTCTTCCGGTTGCTTACCGTATATCCCAGAATATAATACACCAGCCATAGGAGGATGAATCATTATTTTCCTTAActctagaaaagataaaaaattgacAACGAAAGTATGACATACCATCAATTGTCAGAGATTTCCTagatgttgaaatattttttaaaagataagcctTCAGAGATTTCTAATTTgttaaaatatgaagaagaaagtAATCTTAGATTCTATGACATACgatgaatttgttttctacattcaaTTTCCACGGTCAGTGCTGGTGGCTGGTGTGCTATTCTGCACTTTAGTCAACTAAGACGTTTGTATATTGCTTTCTAAATGGTCGTAGATTGTTTCATGGCTCTGTGTTGTGCTTCTGCAACTAGATCGTAAAGCTCTTAGCTCTTCAATCACCTCTTTGTTCTCctcccccccgccgccccgcccccacaCCAAGCGCCTTTCAACAATCTACGCAGAGTTTACCACTTATGAGTAAACCTAAATTTCTTGTAACTTAGAAATTCATAGATAGTATAAGACTGTTCACAGATTTAGTTACACTGGGAGGCGAGATGGGGAAAACATTATATTAAATATGAGTATCGGTTTTTTAAAGACCCATCCTTGTAGAAACGTTAAAATGTGGTGGGGTAGGGAGCGAGGAGGAGAGGGGATATACGTCTCAGGATACAGGAAATACGGAAAAAGCGAAACCGGGAGGAAGCTCTGTGCCTGGAGGGGACCCGCCGCCATCTCCGGTCTCTTGGCTTCTCCAGGGCCCACCGGAGAGAGCTGACACCCGGGTCCTATAATCCTTATGGGGGACCAAACTTGTACCTCCGGGAGATCCACGCTCCAGCCTGGAAACACGCGGGAAATCAAGCCTCCAAAAAAGCGCTGCCTCCTAGCTCCACGTTGGGATTATCCAGAAGGAACCCCCAACGGAGGTAGTACCCCTCTCCCTTCCACACCTCCTCCAGCATCACCGGGCCTGAAGTCGCACCCACCTTCTCCGGAGAAATAGTACAATATACTTCTCTCACCCCAAACCAGGTCAGATTCTTTCTCATTTGGGATATCCAGGCTCTCTGaaacttaattatatattttcccagatctccttctccctttccctatTCTCTCCAGGATTTCAAAGTTGAAGAAAGAACATGCAGGCATTAAATAGCTCTTCCACAAAATATGTGGGGGTGAATTTATGGATATTTAATAAcattaagtaattattttaatatattagctATGACAATCgtggttatatttttaagaagtagACTTAATCTTTTGATATGCTTGAAAGTAATTCAGTAGGGCCCAGGTGAGGGGTACAAACAAAATGTTCATGAGTTAATAATTGTTAAAGCTGAGTGACGTATACATGGGGATTCATTAAACTGTTCTTGctacttttgtgtatatttgaaactTTTCCATTCAAAAAATGATTGGTTCAAGATCAATAACAACATTATATTGAAGGCCTAATTCCTATGGCTAGCACTGTGGTAGCAGTATTGTAAGGTGAGCCTTCAGAGGTGTGTGCTTCTCTATATGGCAGGAGAATTCaattagtaaaaaacaaaaagttacaaTATAGCAACTCAAACCCAAGTGCCATAATGTTTGCTTGTTCAAGGTATTTAGGAAGCACGGGGGTGTGGGGGATGAGATGAACCAAATCATTCTGCCTGGTAGTAATCTTGAGCCATCAAAGAGGAAGGGGTAACTCTGGGTGGACCTTAAAGGGTGAGTGACATCTCCCATGTGGAGGGGGAGAGAATGTTTTTCTGGCTTACCTTTCCCAAGGCAGGCTTGTTCTAGGAAAACTTGGCTATAACTCTGAATGTATGAGAAGAACTAGGTGAGATAGAGTGCTGCAGGGCTTTAAATGTTATGCTAAGGATTATGCAGTTTAATCCATAAGCAGTGGAAACCACTGAAGATTTTCAAGGAAGTATTGTATTTTAGCAGTCCAGTTTTTACTATCAGAAAAATGATCTTCTATTTAGATGAGCTTatagaatacaaaaaataaactctgaCCAAAACCTCACAGATTCTTGTAATCCAAAGGAGACAGGGCATCCTTTCTCCATTCATGCAACAAACCTTTAAGAAGCCCTTGCAATGGACTAGGCATTATGCTGGGAGCTGTAGGGGATGGATAACCAAAGCACATAGGAATGAAACAGATATTTGAATAAATAGGTCAATGAATGATGGGATAACAGTGGCAACTAAGGGAGTTCTGAACTTGGGGCTTGGTGGTAGTGCATAGAAAAAGGATGAGCTCTATTGTGCTTGGAAGCATCACCCAGTCATTCCTTACTGCCTGATTTCCCTCAACTTTACCTCTTTGTTCAAAGGGGTAGAGTTGGGGCTGGGAGGCACCATAGGGATAGCAATcctcaaacagaaaacaaagaaggcTGTACAGGGCAAAAAGTGCAAGAGCTACATAATTTCCTCCAGTTACTCAAATcattgaaaattataataatagcaaatacttactgaacatctttatgtgccagacactgttctacaAAGCTTCCTAAAGTCTCTGCTCATAATTGCTATGCAATAGATCCCTTCTACTACTGTCTATATAActgtttttcatgaatatataacTGCAATGTGGGTATGGTAAAGCATAAGGACTTGAGGAGCCCAGGGGAAAGAGATGAACAGTAACAGAAGAAatgatttaatgttattttattatttttcagtctttgagGGATTGCAGTATGACTCCATTTCCTTGGTGCATCCATAAAATAGTTATTCAGTGAAGACAATGAAGATTATTGACAATGCTACCCTGCTTTTCTGATGTCCTGCTTCAGGAAGTTGTGATTTTTAAGGTAATCTCTTTACCAAAAACTTTTTAAGGAAGGAGCAGGAATAAGAGTTGATTATGACACATTAAATATAACTAGCCAAACAAAAAGCTAGCACCAAATGATAAATTGAAACCACTTTCTACATTATATGAAAGCATATATAccatataataataatgttatctATAAGCTGTTTTGCTATATTCATTCCTAATTACCTTATAGTTCCTGCTGTTACTgtgaaatgtatattttaaaccaCATTTTCAGATTATTGCCCGTAAATGAGAACACGATTGATATTTTTACATACTGATTTTATACACTGTAACCTTTCTGATTTATATCTGTTCTAATAATTTATAGGTTCTCTGGATTATCTGTTAATTTATTATATTGTGAATAATGGCAGTTTGttcctttccaatatttattttttaatttgtcttacCGGGCTAGCTAGGATCTTCAGTACAATGAGAAATAGTAGCAGTGACAGAGGAtttccttgtcttgctcctgaattTACAAGGAAACTATACGTGTTTCACCatttttagtagattttctttttcgGGTTAAAGAAATTCCTTTGtattcttagtttgctgagagCTTTTATTCTGAATGAGTATGGAGTTTTTTCTCCAAATACTTTGTATCTACTGCCATGATCATATGGGGCATTTTCCTCCATTAATATGACACTGTGACTGTGTGATAAATTATAATATTCAGTTTTCGAATGTATTTCCTGCTTTTGGTTTCATCAGGCCTCACCATTGAATATTTTGTCccctatttttataatttttccttttatctttatttttttctttactttctttttgtttgctctttttctaatttatttatttggaccaTTAGCTCAgtaattttaaatcttctttcctaaaataagaatttataaCGAAGTTTTCCACTACATACCACTTTAGAAGAATTTCACAGGTTTTTATGTGTAGGTTTTTATgtgtagtatttttattattattcaattattattatctaattgctcttatgatttcttttttgactcatgagttatttggttttttttcaatttacatACATATGATCTCTCTTTTAGAAATCATATTGTGAAATCATTAATCCAGTTACAGTTAAACTTCATCTTTATTATTCTTCTGGTAGCAAAAACAAATTATACACTGGCTCCTCATCCCAATAGATTTCAGCaatataaaactttttctttcattaaatacaTAGGGAAACTGATTACGCTATTCAGTGATGGAGTTATTGATGATATTTATACTTGTGattttaaaccttttattttgatcTAATTCTACACTTAAAGAAAAGTTCTGAGAATATTACAAAGAACTCCCATACACCCTTTACCCAGGTTCACCAATTACCATTTTACCATGTTTGCTTTAtaattctctatttctgtttctccctctcactctcccttcccctttcccttccctgtcttaagcctcccccctccctccttctctctctttgaaCTATTTGAGAGTAACTTGCAGACATCATGCTCCTTTACctgtaaatacttcagtgtatatTTCCTCAGAATAATGCCTTTCTCTTACATAACCTCAGTACATGTGTCAAAAGAGAAATTGGACATTGTTCCAATTTTTTGTTCCATAAACCTTTATTGTCAAGATTATCCACTCATACTCACTGAAAAAGGGATGAGTTTGGGAGAACATGTATTTCAAATGGACAATGTAAGCTCTATTATAGttcattttttccagctttattttttttattggagtataattgctttagagtgttgtgttagcttctgctgtacaatgaagtgaatcagaatcagctatatgtataccaatatcccctccctcttaaacctccctcccacccctcgccccatctaggtcgtcacagagcactgagctgagctccctgtgctatacagcaggttcccactagctattttacacatggtagtgtatttatgtcaaacctaatctcccaattcgttccaccctccccttcccccaccatgtccacatgtcctttctctatgtctacgtctctattcctgccctgcaaataggttaatctgtaccatttttctaggttccacatatatgcgctaatatacgatatttctttttttctttctggcttacttcactctatatgacagactctagttccatccacatctccacaaatgacccaatttcattcctttttatggctgagtaatattccattgtatatatgtaccacatcttctttatccattcatctgtcattggacatttgtttccatatcatggctattctaaatagcgctgcaatgaacattgtggtacatgtgtccttttgaattatggttttctcagggtatatgcccagtagtgggattgctggctcatatggtagttctatttttagttttttaaggaacctccatactgttatatttgacatataacattgtaagtttaaagtgtacagtgtgatgatttgctacatgtatatattacaaaatgattacacaggataagattagttaacacatcaatcacctcatatagttactatttgtgtgtgtgtgtggtgaga from Phocoena phocoena chromosome X, mPhoPho1.1, whole genome shotgun sequence encodes the following:
- the NBDY gene encoding negative regulator of P-body association — its product is MGDQTCTSGRSTLQPGNTREIKPPKKRCLLAPRWDYPEGTPNGGSTPLPSTPPPASPGLKSHPPSPEK